One Xyrauchen texanus isolate HMW12.3.18 chromosome 44, RBS_HiC_50CHRs, whole genome shotgun sequence DNA segment encodes these proteins:
- the smtlb gene encoding somatolactin beta gives MSAPQLQAVCQPVLYLTALQKKSVVLQVCMGVCSLQAMIASALACPDNSSGGTSCTISVEKLLDRALQHAELLYRISDESKIMFEEMFFPDLVNQQVNGGPICASRMVLVPTSKSEIQQISEKWLLHSVLILAQFWIDPLVDLHASLERYDSAPSALLNKTKWLSTKLMSLEKGILVLIRQILAEGGLLLESPETSSVPFASTDMLESVRRDYSVLYCFRKDAHKMEIFLKFLKCRETEKQNCSFF, from the exons TCTGTAGTTCTTCAGGTTTGTATGGGTGTCTGCTCACTTCAGGCCATGATTGCATCTGCTCTGGCCTGCCCAGACAACAGTTCTGGAGGAACGTCCTGTACCATCTCAGTGGAAAAGCTTCTGGACCGAGCTCTCCAACATGCAGAGCTACTGTACCGCATCTCAGATGAGTCCAAGATTATGTTT GAAGAGATGTTTTTTCCAGACTTAGTGAATCAGCAAGTTAATGGAGGGCCAATATGTGCATCCAGAATGGTGCTGGTTCCCACTTCTAAAAGTGAAATCCAGCAGATCTCT GAAAAATGGCTTCTCCATTCTGTTTTGATTCTGGCCCAGTTCTGGATTGATCCGCTGGTAGATCTACATGCGTCTCTTGAACGCTATGACAGTGCTCCAAGTGCTCTACTTAACAAGACCAAATGGCTGTCAACCAAACTAATGAGCTTAGAGAAGGGAATACTGGTTCTTATTAGACAG ATACTGGCTGAAGGCGGTTTGCTGTTGGAGAGCCCTGAAACTTCCTCTGTTCCCTTCGCTTCTACTGACATGCTTGAATCGGTGAGAAGAGACTACAGTGTGCTCTACTGCTTCAGGAAAGATGCACACAAGATGGAGATTTTCCTAAAATTCCTAAAGTGTAGAGAGACTGAAAAGCAGAATTGCTCCTTTTTCTAG